In one window of Sciurus carolinensis chromosome X, mSciCar1.2, whole genome shotgun sequence DNA:
- the Zbtb33 gene encoding transcriptional regulator Kaiso, with protein sequence MESRKLISATDIQYSGSLLNSLNEQRGHGLFCDVTVIVEDRKFRAHRNILSASSTYFHQLFSVAGQVVELSFIRAEIFAEILNYIYSSKIVRVRADLLDELIKSGQLLGVKFIAELGVPLSQVKSISGTPQDGNAETLPPDSSDKNLVIQKSKDETQDNGATIMPIITESFSLSAEDYETKKIIVTDSDDDDDDDVIFCSEILPAKETLPSNNAVTQVQPNPGPVAISDVAPCASNNSPPLTNITPTQKLPIPVNQATLSQTQGSEKLLVSSAPTHLTPNIILLNQAPLTTPPNVSSSLPNHMSSSINLLMQNQQTPNSAVLTGNKASEEEEEEIIDDDDDTISSSPDSAVSNTSLVPQADTSQNTTFDGSLIQKMQIPTLLQEPLSNSLKISDIITRNTNDPGLGSKHLMEGQKIITLDTATEIEGLSTGCKVYANIGEDTYDIVIPVKDDPDEGEARLENEIPKTSGNESASKRMKVKHDDHYELIVDGRVYYICIVCKRSYVCLTSLRRHFNIHSWEKKYPCRYCEKVFPLAEYRTKHEIHHTGERRYQCLACGKSFINYQFMSSHIKSVHSQDPSGDSKLYRLHPCKSLQIRQYAYLSDRSSTVPVMKDDGIGYKVDAGKEPPVGTTSTQNKPMTWEDIFIQQENDSIFKQNVTDGSTEFEFIIPESY encoded by the coding sequence ATGGAGAGTAGAAAACTGATTTCTGCTACAGACATTCAGTACTCTGGCAGTCTGCTGAACTCCTTGAATGAGCAACGAGGCCATGGACTCTTTTGTGATGTTACTGTTATTGTGGAAGACCGAAAATTCCGGGCCCACAGGAATATTCTTTCAGCTTCTAGTACATACTTCCATCAGCTCTTCTCAGTTGCTGGGCAAGTTGTTGAACTGAGCTTTATAAGAGCAGAGATCTTTGCAGAAATCCTCAATTATATCTATAGTTCTAAAATTGTCCGAGTTAGAGCAGATTTACTTGATGAGTTAATTAAATCAGGGCAGTTATTAGGAGTGAAATTTATAGCAGAGCTTGGTGTCCCACTATCACAGGTTAAAAGCATCTCAGGTACACCTCAGGATGGTAATGCTGAAACCTTGCCTCCTGATTCTAGTGACAAAAACCTTGtaatacaaaaatcaaaagatgaaACCCAAGATAATGGGGCGACTATAATGCCTATTATAACAGAGTCATTTTCGTTATCTGCTGAAGATTATGAAACGAAAAAGATCATTGTTACTGattcagatgatgatgatgatgatgatgtcatTTTCTGCTCTGAGATTTTGCCTGCAAAGGAGACTTTGCCAAGTAACAATGCAGTGACACAGGTCCAGCCTAACCCAGGCCCTGTTGCTATTTCAGATGTTGCACCTTGTGCTAGCAATAACTCTCCCCCTTTAACAAATATCACACCTACTCAGAAACTTCCTATTCCTGTGAATCAGGCAACTCTGAGCCAGACACAAGGAAGTGAAAAGTTGCTGGTATCTTCGGCTCCAACACATCTGACTCCCAACATTATTTTGTTAAATCAGGCACCACTTACTACACCACCAAATGTCAGTTCTTCACTTCCAAATCATATGTCTTCTTCAATCAATTTACTTATGCAGAATCAGCAGACACCAAATAGTGCTGTTTTAACAGGAAACAAAGCcagtgaagaggaggaggaggaaattatagatgatgatgatgacactATTAGCTCCAGTCCAGACTCGGCAGTCAGTAATACATCTTTGGTCCCACAGGCTGATACCTCCCAAAATACCACTTTTGATGGATCATTGATACAGAAGATGCAGATTCCTACACTTCTGCAAGAACCACTttccaattctttaaaaatttcagatataATTACTAGAAACACTAATGATCCAGGTTTAGGATCAAAACACCTAATGGAGGGTCAGAAGATCATTACTTTAGACACAGCTACTGAAATTGAAGGCTTGTCGACTGGTTGCAAGGTTTATGCAAATATTGGTGAAGATACTTATGACATAGTGATCCCTGTCAAAGATGACCCTGACGAAGGGGAGGCCAGACTTGAGAATGAGATACCAAAAACGTCTGGCAATGAGTCAGCAAGCAAACGTATGAAAGTAAAACATGATGATCACTATGAGTTAATAGTAGATGGAAGGGTCTATTATATCTGCATTGTATGCAAAAGGTCATATGTCTGTCTGACAAGCTTGCGAAGACATTTTAACATTCATTCTTGGGAGAAGAAGTATCCATGCCGTTACTGCGAGAAGGTATTTCCTCTCGCAGAATATCGCACAAAGCATGAAATTCATCACACAGGGGAGCGAAGGTATCAATGTTTGGCATGTGGCAAATCTTTCATCAACTATCAGTTTATGTCTTCACATATAAAGTCAGTTCATAGTCAAGATCCTTCTGGGGACTCGAAGCTTTACCGTTTACATCCATGCAAATCTTTACAGATCAGACAATATGCATACCTTTCTGATAGGTCAAGCACTGTGCCTGTAATGAAGGATGATGGTATTGGGTATAAGGTTGATGCTGGAAAGGAACCTCCAGTAGGGACCACATCTACTCAGAACAAGCCAATGACCTGGGAAGATATCTTTATTCAGCAGGAaaatgattcaatttttaaacaGAATGTAACAGATGGTAGTACCGAGTTTGAATTTATAATACCAGAATCTTACTGA